One Nostoc sp. ATCC 53789 genomic window, CACGCGCCAGCAGGCAGATACCGCGAGGGGTTTCTACAATACCTGCTGCAATCACCGCGCCATGTTCATCACCATCACCAGGAAAAAGATGGCGATCAAGCTTTTGATAAAGTGGCTGATCAATTCTGAATTCAATAGATTTGTTCATCGGCTTCTCAACCACGTAAGAACCTTAGTTAATTTGGATGTAGCCGTATCAATAGCTGGATTCAATCGATTGGAACGCCTCGATACTTGGATTGCAGGCTGATTTCGCCAATTAGCTGAGGAGAACCCATCACCTTGAACTAAACCATCAACCCGACGTAACCCTGAATCTATATAGTGCGGGTAGACATCTGCATAGGGATACTGAAAGGAAATTGCAAAGCCTACCCAACTGCTGGAAGGCACATACTGTTCACCAATCAGTAGTTTATGGACAATGACGTTTGCGCCACCCTGCGCTTCAGCTTCCACTTCGACGGAATGTCCTGGAAAGGCTTGCTGAATTTCTGCGATCGCCTGTTCAACTTCAGGTGTCATTGGTATCCCCTCCCTATGAGTTGTCATCGGGTGCAGTGGCGCGGAACTTTTGCCCTTCGTGCAGGGTAACGGTTTCGCAGTCTCCAATTTGCTTGAGGGGAGAATTGCCTTTGACCTCAAACAGTACAAAATCTTCCTGAATCGCTACGCCCTGTTTGATGGCAGTTTGCTTGATTTCCAAGCCCGTAGCCTTATGCTCTGAGAAGGTTACAGGGCGTTCATTGACAATAACAGTAATTATTTTTGGTTTTTTGGAGATGGATTCGGTATCTTTTGCAGCATCAATTTGCATGGGAATACTCCTTATGTATTGAATTGAACTTTTGAGTACTGATTGTCTAAGGATGACATTTTGCCGTAAAAATACTGAAGCAGCTTAATTATCCTATTGGTGTTGAATTATCTTCCTATTTCAGGAGGATAACTTTTACTACAAGGAAACGTCAACAGCAAAAGGAAGCAATATCCTATAAAAGGATAGTTAAGTAGATGAGGATAGTCGCAAAAATTACAAAACACATGAGTTTGATGGAGTACATCGGAGGACAAATCCGAAATTTACGTGTGAGTTATGGAGGAGGTAAGGGGTTGTCCCAAGAAGCGCTTGCTAAGGAATTGGGAAATACTGCGAACACAATTTCTCGCTGGGAAACTGCCACTTATCGCCCAACCATTGAAGACCTTGAACGCCTTGCGCGGTTCTTTGGAGTGTCAATTTTGACTTTTTTCCCGCCAGAGGAAGCTCCAGCTAACGACCAACTCACTGCATTGTTACGCGCAGCTAAACAGTTGTCTCCTGAAGACCTAGAGGAATTAAGCAAATACGCAGAATTTCGTAAAGCTCGAAGTTTTCAGAAGCAGTCGAAACCAGGGCGCAAGAGGAAAAAACAGGATGAAGCAGACTGATTATGAGTACTACGAGGAGATGAAAGCCCTTGCACGCAAAATTAGGACAGAGCATGGCTTGAATACTCCACGGGTACAACGGTCACATATACGTGCTATCTACAAGAAATACGACATTCAATTTGATTTATGGCCTGTAAAAGGTGCGCCCCCCACAGTAAAACTCAAAAGTTTGCGGGGGGCTTTCTTTAACGATGAACACGGTGTAACTATTATGGTTAACCGCTTTCTTCCTGACGCACCTGCAATTTTTACAATGGGTCATGAATTAAAGCATTTTTTGGTTGATCGTGACTATAAAGCTTTATGGTGTGGTGATGACAATGTAAATGACAAAATTGAAATTGGTGCTGAAGTGTTTGCTGCTGAACTGATGTTTCCAGAAAAAGACTTTGAAGATTTATTAGTTCAAATGGGGGTCAAAAAGGGGGAATGTAATCCAGAGATTTTAGTTAAGCTCAAGCACGCAACTAAGACGACACTTTCCTATGCAGGGTTGGTTAAGAAAGCAGAATTTCTTGGGTTTGCTCCAAAAGGCTCTTTTAACAGAGTCAAATGGCAGCAACTTGAGGAGCAGATGGGTATACCTGTTTTCAAGCGGATAAAACGTCCACAGAAGCAGACAAAGGAGCTAACCTGGTAATTTAGTAAAAGATTTGCTAATACTGGTTAGTGTTTTATCTAGCACTATTAATGTATGACCGACTCAACCCTCAAACGCCTATCCGTCTTTATCGAAAAAATAATAATCGTGCAAGTGCTGAACAAGCAAGTTAGTTTTGAATATGAGGAAAAGCCTTTTAAAGGATTACATGGCTGGTATTCGCGTAAGCCTTTGTCATTATAAATCAGGAGGTAAAGTATATGAAAATTGACGTGCGTAATGCTGTTGTAGCTGCTAAAGAATATTTTGAAGGTATACAGGATATGATAGGCAATTCTATCGATAATATCTTGCTTGAAGAAATAGAATTGTCAGAGAATAAAAGGTTTTGGTATGTAACATTAGGTTTTAATCGCCCTGTAACTAAGACTGAAAGGACACTTCTCTCTGATGTTATTTCTTTAGGTACTAAATATGAACGCGAGTATAAAATATTTACCATAGATGCCGAAACAGGGGAAGTAAAATCGATGAAAATTCGTGAGGTATGAAAGATTATATTAGCTCGTTGTTTAAAACTTATAAACAAAAAGGAATTTTAATTGACACAAATATTTTACTGCTTTGGTTTGTTGGAACTGTAAATCGAAATCGAATATCACAATTTAATCGGACTGAAAAGTTTTTACCGGAAGATTATGATTTGCTCGTGAGTATTTTGTCGTATTTCTCAAAAATTGTTACAACTCCTAATGTGCTGACTGAAGTGAATAGTCTGGTTAACCAGATTGGTGAACCAGAACGTTCTCAATGTTACTCTGTATTTGCTCAAGCGATGACTGCATTAGATGAATTTTATATTGAAAGTGTCAATGCTGTTCAGCTAGATAATTTTACTAAATATGGGCTGACTGACTGTGGAATTGTGACTTTAGCAAAAAATAAATATTTAGTGCTTACAGATGATTTCAAGTTAGCTAATTATCTGCAAAAAGTAGGTATTGATACAATTAATTTTAATAATATTCGGACTTATGGTTGGTAATAAAAATGTCTGACTCAACTTCTAAACGCCCTGCTGTATTTATTGAAAAAATGATGCCTGTACAGGTATTAAACGAGCAAGTTAATTTTGAACACGGGGGAAATCCATTTAAAGGATTACATCGCTGGTATTCGCGTAAGCCATTATCTTTTAGTCGTGCCAGTGTGTTGGCTTCATTATTACCAGCAGATATCACAATGCAAGAGTTTGAATATTTGCTGGGGTTAGTACCGGGGAAGGAGGTAAAGCTATATAAAACGCCGCCTAATTCTGTGCAAATTAAGAAGGTGCAGGATTATTGTGAGAAGGTTTGGGGAACTCGCACACCGACTGTTTTAGATGCTTTTGCAGGTGGTGGAAGTATACCTTTTGAGGCGGCGAGATATGGGTTAAATGTGCTGGCTTCTGATTTAAATCCTGTGGCGGTGGTGACGATGAAGGCGGCGATGGAATATCCGCTAAAGTTTGGCCCAGATTTGCAGCAGGATATTGATAAATGGGTGAAGTGGGTAGGCGATGAAGCCCAGAAAAGGTTAGCTGAATTTTTCC contains:
- a CDS encoding multiubiquitin domain-containing protein; the protein is MQIDAAKDTESISKKPKIITVIVNERPVTFSEHKATGLEIKQTAIKQGVAIQEDFVLFEVKGNSPLKQIGDCETVTLHEGQKFRATAPDDNS
- a CDS encoding helix-turn-helix transcriptional regulator — protein: MRIVAKITKHMSLMEYIGGQIRNLRVSYGGGKGLSQEALAKELGNTANTISRWETATYRPTIEDLERLARFFGVSILTFFPPEEAPANDQLTALLRAAKQLSPEDLEELSKYAEFRKARSFQKQSKPGRKRKKQDEAD
- a CDS encoding ImmA/IrrE family metallo-endopeptidase, with the protein product MKQTDYEYYEEMKALARKIRTEHGLNTPRVQRSHIRAIYKKYDIQFDLWPVKGAPPTVKLKSLRGAFFNDEHGVTIMVNRFLPDAPAIFTMGHELKHFLVDRDYKALWCGDDNVNDKIEIGAEVFAAELMFPEKDFEDLLVQMGVKKGECNPEILVKLKHATKTTLSYAGLVKKAEFLGFAPKGSFNRVKWQQLEEQMGIPVFKRIKRPQKQTKELTW
- a CDS encoding PIN domain-containing protein — protein: MKDYISSLFKTYKQKGILIDTNILLLWFVGTVNRNRISQFNRTEKFLPEDYDLLVSILSYFSKIVTTPNVLTEVNSLVNQIGEPERSQCYSVFAQAMTALDEFYIESVNAVQLDNFTKYGLTDCGIVTLAKNKYLVLTDDFKLANYLQKVGIDTINFNNIRTYGW